Genomic segment of Paenibacillus macerans:
CAGCTCGTGCTCCGGTCGATTCTGATCCAGAACCAGGTCGATCCCAGCATGATCGCCGATCAACTGGCCATGGCGGAAATGAAGCGGCTGTCCGAGATGATCAAATACGCGGCGATCGTGATTTCGAGCCTGCCGCTCGTCGTGATGTATCCGTTTTTCCAGAAATATTTCGAGAAAGGTGTTATGGTCGGCTCCCTGAAATAATGCCGGCTGCACATAAATGATTTGCCTAAAGCACAAACCTGGGAGGTCAAAAGACAATGGAAAAAAGCCAAAAAGTGAAATTCGCCTGCAAAGCCTTATCCGTCTCCGTACTTGCTTCCGCGCTTCTGCTGTCCGCCTGCGGCAACGGGGGAAGCAAAAATTCGGCCGCCAACGAACAGGATCCGAGCGGGAAGATCACGCTGAACATGATGACGCAAAGCTCGCCGCTGGCGCCCGCGGATCCCAACGACAAGCTGATTTTCAAACGGCTGGAGGAAAAAACGAACGTCCATATCAATTGGAAGAATTTCACCAAGGACGTGTTCGTGGAAAAAAGAAATCTCGCCATGGCCAGCGGCGATCTTCCCGACGCCATCTTCGACGCCGGTTACACCGATTACGAGCTGCTCAAGCTGGCCAAGGACGGGGCGATCATTCCGCTGAACGATCTGATTGAGCAGTATATGCCGAATTTCAAAAAGGTGCTGGAAGAAGCTCCGGAATACAAGGCGATGATTACTGCGCCGGACGGCAACATCTACGCTTTTCCGTGGATCGAAGAGCTCGGCAAGGGGAAGGAGCGGATTCAATCCGTCGACGCCGTTCCGTGGATCAATGTGGAATGGCTGAATAAGCTTGGTCTGGAGATGCCGAAAACGACGGAGGAATTGAAGCAGGTGCTGATCGCCTTCAAAACCCAGGATCCCAACGGAAACGGGCAGGCCGACGAAATTCCGCTGTCTTTTATCAACAAGCCGGGGGCCGAGGATTTGGTGTTCCTGTTCGCCGCGTTTGGCTTAGGGGAAAATCCCGATCACGCGGTAGTTACGAACGACGGCAAAGTCGTGTTTGCGCCTGCCGAGGAAGGCTACAAAAATGCCGTCAAATATATCAACGAGTTATACAAGGAAGGACTCATCGATGTCGAAGCGTACACGCAGGACTGGAGCACGTATCTGGCCAAAGGCAAGGACCATAGATACGGCCTCTACTTCACCTGGGACAAGAGCAACATTACGGGCGCTAATGACAGCTACGAGGTCATGCCGCCGGTAGCCGGGCCGGACGGTGAAATCAATGTGGCCCAAACGAACGCGCTGGGCTTCCATCGCGGCCGGATGGTCGTTACGAGCACCAACAAAAACCTGGAAGCGACGGCGAAATGGGTGGATCAGATGTACGATCCGATCCAATCCGTGCAGAACAACTGGGGCACTTACGGCGACGAGTCGCAGCAAAACATCTTCGAATACGACGAAGCGAGCAACAGCCTGAAGCACCTGCCGCTGAACGGAACCGCTCCGGTGGAACTGCGCGAAAAAACGAGCGTTGGCGGCCCGCTGGCGATCCTGGACAGCTATTTCGGCAAATATACCACCGTGCCGGACGACGCCAAAGAAAGAATGCAAATCGTCAAGGAGGTCATGGCTCCTCATATGAAGGCGGAGCAGGCAATGCCCAATGTATTCGATTCAATCGATGAGCTGGACCGGCTGACGACGATCGAAACGGACCTATTCGCTTATGTGCTGAGAAAGCGCACCGAGTGGTATCAGAACGGCAAAATCGATGAAGAGTGGAGCGGCTATTTGCAGGAGCTGGATCGGCTTGGGCTGCAGGAATGGCTGAAAATCAAGCAGGGCGGATATGATCGGGCCATGAAGAAGTAATCGGGAAGTAAAGCGGCATCGCACAAAGCATCCGTATTCAACGAAAATTCCGAGAAATAGAAAATGATAGGTATTTACAGAGATAGCCGATTTTATTACGGAGGCAAAAAGGAGAGACGCTGGAATGTCGACAATCGCCAAGCAAAACTACAGAGGCAGGTATCATTTCTCGCCGGAGAAGAACTGGATGAACGATCCGAACGGATTGGTTTATTTTGCCGGAGAATACCATCTATTCTATCAATATTATCCTCACGGAACGACCCATGGGCCGATGCACTGGGGCCACGCCGTAAGCGAAGACCTGGTTCATTGGGAGGAGCTTGACATTGCGCTCTTCCCCGACGAGAACGGCACGATTTTCTCGGGAAGCGCGGTAGTGGACTGGGGCAATACGACCGGCTTTTTCGAGGAGGAACCGGGGCTGGTCGCGATTTTCACCCATCACCTCGAAGCGGAAGGAAAACCTCCCGTGCAAACGCAAAGCATCGCCTACAGCAAGGACAAAGGCAGAACTTGGACGAAATACGCGGGAAATCCGGTGTTGAGACATGAACGCTTCGTTGATTTTCGCGATCCCAAGGTGTTTTGGCATGAAGGTACCCGGCGTTGGGTTATGATCATCGCTTGCGGGCAGACGGTATGCCTGTATCATTCTCCCGATTTAAAAACATGGACGTTCGCCAGCGAATTCGGCAGCGGGATCGGCTTCCATGAGGCGGTTTGGGAGTGTCCCGATTTGTTCCGGCTGGCGGTCGACGGCGATGCCTCCCGGCAAAAATGGGTGATGCTGGTCAGCGTGGGCGATCATCCCGCTTATGCGGAAGGGTCGAGAACGCAGTATTTTACCGGGGAATTCGACGGCGTGACGTTCACGCCCGATGAAGACTCGCGCGCGGTCCGCTGGCTGGATTATGGCCGGGACAATTACGCGGGCGTCAGTTGGTCCGATATTCCGGCGGAGGATGGCAGACGGCTGCTGATCGGCTGGATGAGCAACTGGAAGTATGCGCAGCTTACGCCGGCGGAGGAGTTTCGCGGCGCAATGACGGTACCGCGGGAACTTGCTCTGGAATCCCGGAACGGTGCGACCGTTCTGACGCAGAGACCGGCGCGGGAACTGGCGCGTGTGCGCCGGCCGGTGCTCAGCCTGGCGAATGTCGCCGCCGGGGAAGCGGAAGCCGCGCTGCGTTCCCTGCGGCTGGACAGCTGCGAGCTGGTTGCGGAAGCCGCGCCCGGCGCGTCCTTTGCCTTTAAGGTCAGAACGGGGGCCGGCCAGGAGACGGTTGTCGGCGTGAACGCGGCTTCCGGGGAGGTCTATGTGGACCGCACGAAGTCGGGGCAGCATGAGTTCCACGAGCAGTTTCGCGGCGTACACGCGGCCAAGCTGCATTCCGCGGGAGAAAAGCTCGAGCTGCGCATTTTCGTGGACCGCGCCTCCGTCGAAGTGTTTGCCAATGACGGGGAAGCGGTTATTACCGATCTGATCTTCCCTGGCCCGGAGGCCACCGGCCTATCCCTGGCGGCGGAAACGGACTTGGCGCTGAAGTCGCTGACGATTTATGAGCTGGCGCCGTAATTTAGATGGAGGCAGCGATGCCAGGGTACGGCGCTGGTATCCGTTACGATCGGCGGCGCTGCGGCCGATGAATGCGGCCATCGGCCGATGAAACATACAAGATGCGGGACCGCCTTGGACTGTATCGAAAAAAAAGGAGATCATCAACATGCGCATAGGAGCGATTGAAGCCGGCGGGACGAAATTCGTCTGCGGCATCGGCAATGAGCACGGCGTGATTGAGGACAGCATCAGTTTTCCGACGGAAAGTCCGGAGATCACGCTTGGCAAAGCGATTGCTTATTTGAAGGACAAACGGGTGGAGGCGATTGGGGTCGGTTCATTTGGCCCCATCGATCTTCGGCAAGACAGCCCCACCTACGGCTATGTGACCACAACGCCGAAACCCGGTTGGAGCCGGTTCGATTTCCTCGGCGCGCTGCGCCGCGAATTCCCGGTCCCCTTGGGCTGGGATACCGACGTGAACGCGGCCGCGCTGGGGGAAGCGGCGTGGGGGGCCGCCCGGGGCCTGAACAGCTGCCTGTATTATACGGTGGGAACGGGCGTGGGGATCGGCGTTTATCTGGAAGGCCGGCTGGTGCATGGGCTGGTTCACCCGGAGGGCGGCCATGTGCCGGTAAGGCGGCACCCGGACGATGATTTCGCGGGCCGCTGCCCGTATCACGGCGATTGCCTGGAAGGCATGGCGGCGGGACCGGCGATCGAAGCCCGCTGGAAAGCCAAAGGGCATGAGCTGCCAGGGAATCATCCCGCTTGGGAAATCGAGGCGTTTTATCTTGCCCAGTCGATTACGGGGGCGGTGCTCTTGGTTTCGCCGGAAAAGGTCATCCTGGGCGGCGGGGTCATGCAGCAGCCCCAACTCTTCCCGTTGATCCGGGAGGCGGTGCGCCGAAATCTGAACGGATACATAAACGCCGGCGAGATTTTGGAGCGCATGGAGGAGTATATCGTGCCTCCCGGCCTTGGGCAGCATGCAGGGCTTTGCGGCGCTTTGGCATTGGGGCTGAAGGCGTTAACCGGGCCGCTTCTTTCTTCTTAAGCGAAAGCGAAGAAAGCGGCGAAGAGAGCGTGCCGGAGGGAGGCGGTGGCCGTGATCCATGGCCTCCTGCGCCGGAAGCCAAAACAAGTTTGTATCTCTTACAGGAAAAGAGGGTGTATCATGGGCAAAGGAAAATCCGTATTATCCATCCTTTTGTCCTCCGCGCTTATTTTTGCCGGGCTTGATGCTGGGATGGTCCGGGCGGCAGGCGCGGAGACGGAAACGGGAAAGGGGGCAAAGGCCATTTTTGAAAGCGCAACCAAATTGGAGACGAATTTGACCGGCTGGCGAATCGAGGGAAAAGGCCGAATGGAGACGGTGGAGCAGGGGCTTCTGCTCGTCTCGGAGCCGAGGGAGAACGTGATGGCCCTGACGGAAACCCGGGCGGCCGATTTTATCTATGAAGCCGACGTCATGGTAACGGAGAGGCAGGCGGACGCCACGTTGGTATTCCGCTCCAATCAGGATGGGTGGTCCTCCTACATGCTTCAGCTCGTGCCGAACGCGGGATTGATCCGGCTAAAGGATGCAAGCGAAGACGGCAAGCTGCGGGAAGAACGGCGGGTGGACTTGGCCGAAGGGGAAATCTATCATCTGAAAGTCAAAGCCGAAGGAACCCGGCTTCAGGTATTTTGGGGGGACCGTTATAAACCGTTGATCGACGTCCATGACGGGGCTTATGCTTCCGGCTATTTGGGCCTGAACGTTTGGGACGGCTCCGCGCTGTTTCAG
This window contains:
- a CDS encoding ABC transporter substrate-binding protein, producing MEKSQKVKFACKALSVSVLASALLLSACGNGGSKNSAANEQDPSGKITLNMMTQSSPLAPADPNDKLIFKRLEEKTNVHINWKNFTKDVFVEKRNLAMASGDLPDAIFDAGYTDYELLKLAKDGAIIPLNDLIEQYMPNFKKVLEEAPEYKAMITAPDGNIYAFPWIEELGKGKERIQSVDAVPWINVEWLNKLGLEMPKTTEELKQVLIAFKTQDPNGNGQADEIPLSFINKPGAEDLVFLFAAFGLGENPDHAVVTNDGKVVFAPAEEGYKNAVKYINELYKEGLIDVEAYTQDWSTYLAKGKDHRYGLYFTWDKSNITGANDSYEVMPPVAGPDGEINVAQTNALGFHRGRMVVTSTNKNLEATAKWVDQMYDPIQSVQNNWGTYGDESQQNIFEYDEASNSLKHLPLNGTAPVELREKTSVGGPLAILDSYFGKYTTVPDDAKERMQIVKEVMAPHMKAEQAMPNVFDSIDELDRLTTIETDLFAYVLRKRTEWYQNGKIDEEWSGYLQELDRLGLQEWLKIKQGGYDRAMKK
- a CDS encoding glycoside hydrolase family 32 protein; its protein translation is MSTIAKQNYRGRYHFSPEKNWMNDPNGLVYFAGEYHLFYQYYPHGTTHGPMHWGHAVSEDLVHWEELDIALFPDENGTIFSGSAVVDWGNTTGFFEEEPGLVAIFTHHLEAEGKPPVQTQSIAYSKDKGRTWTKYAGNPVLRHERFVDFRDPKVFWHEGTRRWVMIIACGQTVCLYHSPDLKTWTFASEFGSGIGFHEAVWECPDLFRLAVDGDASRQKWVMLVSVGDHPAYAEGSRTQYFTGEFDGVTFTPDEDSRAVRWLDYGRDNYAGVSWSDIPAEDGRRLLIGWMSNWKYAQLTPAEEFRGAMTVPRELALESRNGATVLTQRPARELARVRRPVLSLANVAAGEAEAALRSLRLDSCELVAEAAPGASFAFKVRTGAGQETVVGVNAASGEVYVDRTKSGQHEFHEQFRGVHAAKLHSAGEKLELRIFVDRASVEVFANDGEAVITDLIFPGPEATGLSLAAETDLALKSLTIYELAP
- a CDS encoding ROK family protein, translated to MRIGAIEAGGTKFVCGIGNEHGVIEDSISFPTESPEITLGKAIAYLKDKRVEAIGVGSFGPIDLRQDSPTYGYVTTTPKPGWSRFDFLGALRREFPVPLGWDTDVNAAALGEAAWGAARGLNSCLYYTVGTGVGIGVYLEGRLVHGLVHPEGGHVPVRRHPDDDFAGRCPYHGDCLEGMAAGPAIEARWKAKGHELPGNHPAWEIEAFYLAQSITGAVLLVSPEKVILGGGVMQQPQLFPLIREAVRRNLNGYINAGEILERMEEYIVPPGLGQHAGLCGALALGLKALTGPLLSS